One window of the Oncorhynchus gorbuscha isolate QuinsamMale2020 ecotype Even-year linkage group LG17, OgorEven_v1.0, whole genome shotgun sequence genome contains the following:
- the LOC124002084 gene encoding DDB1- and CUL4-associated factor 5-like yields MKEVKGCGMRSSVGFLSQRRLFGNPLMKEEFQRLRLAGCTSLYKKDMLGHFGCVNAIEFSNHGGEYLVSGGDDRRVLLWNMERALHARSAKPLKLKGEHLSNIFCLAFDSTNKRVFSGGNDEQVILHDVERGETLNVFLHDDAVYGLSVSPVNDNVFASSSDDGRVLIWDTRERPHGEPFCLANYPSAFHSVMFNPAEPRLLATANSKEGVGLWDIRKPRTSLLRYGGSMSLQSAMSVRFNSAGTQLLALRRRLPPVLYELHSRLPSFQFDNQGYFNSCTMKSCCFAGDEDQVR; encoded by the exons ATGAAGGAGGTGAAGGGTTGCGGTATGCGGTCCTCCGTGGGCTTTCTGTCCCAGAGAAGGCTCTTCGGTAACCCGCTGATGAAGGAAGAATTTCAGAGACTCCGGTTGGCAGGATGCACGAGCCTTTACAAGAAAGACATGCTGGGACATTTCGGGTGTGTAAACGCCATAGAGTTTTCCAACCATGGAGGGGAATACCTTGTGTCCG GAGGGGATGACCGCAGGGTGTTActatggaacatggagagagCTCTTCATGCCCGCTCGGCCAAGCCTCTCAAACTGAAGGGAGAACATCTCTCCAACATCTTCTGTCTGGCCTTCGACAGCACCAACAAGAGGGTGTTCTCTGGGG GCAACGATGAACAGGTCATCCTTCACGATGTAGAACG AGGCGAGACTCTGAACGTGTTCCTTCACGACGATGCGGTGTACGGCCTGTCCGTCAGCCCCGTTAACGACAACGTGTTCGCCAGCTCCTCGGACGACGGCCGGGTCCTGATCTGGGACACGCGGGAGCGGCCACACGGAG AGCCCTTCTGTCTGGCCAACTACCCATCAGCCTTCCACAGTGTGATGTTCAACCCGGCAGAGCCCCGACTGCTGGCTACAGCCAACTCCAAGGAAGGGGTGGGGCTGTGGGACATACGCAAACCTCGCAC ttcTCTGCTGCGGTACGGCGGCAGCATGTCCCTCCAGAGTGCCATGTCGGTGCGTTTTAACAGCGCAGGGACCCAGCTCCTGGCCCTGCGTCGCAGGCTACCCCCGGTCCTCTACGAGCTACACTCTCGCCTACCCAGCTTCCAGTTCGACAACCAGGGCTACTTCAACTCCTGTACCATGAAGAGCTGCTGCTTCGCTGGAGACGAGGATCAGGTGAGGTAA